In the genome of Triticum urartu cultivar G1812 chromosome 5, Tu2.1, whole genome shotgun sequence, one region contains:
- the LOC125507809 gene encoding importin subunit beta-1-like, with translation MDNITQIPKDAQDLDNNIRLVAECKLKQLQERNRPNFLLSLSAELSSDASPHECRCLAGIMLKNSVEGKYSEDNSILIEQWNNLDQRIKSQIKESLLITLGSLAPQARHASSQIIGRLAYIEIPSQGWQDLIGRLLRNMAQQGASPSSLKQATLEALEYVFEEKTLRFEKDTINGVLDAVIRAMNHQAEKSFQVRVAAVKALQNVHKFADFASDDDCRNRIMTAISDAAKSDEAVEVKHAAFGCLTAIASKYYMELEPYMETTLSLTTEALGLEGGVDETVALECIEFWSTICRKVIKLREKRKRFPRVILTADCHFLENPLCSLVPLLLQTLSLHQQRDVDELNIFMSAMTCLGLAARTIGDAVVPLARQFIEGNIKVADWCSRKTAISVLGAILEGPSIEKLAPVVGLLIDKMEDPHMEIRGTATCTLRQVFELLHSPALDKRFFTTEDFPRIMAALSKRGKDVPEVSKEVCEAIYFHARGYDVPISSEVDHSKKKISSELSPFLSGVINAILSASELDKKTPFGLPASASAYGALIEIVRVSNIWDFEAVIAIMDLMPRIMRRLNTALDAKAISSDDKTNRQNLQALLCDVLHAIIEKLGNSLHADKVRESAQSMLLQFCRVLTCDCSTARDKAALAIGALARAVGPKFLDHMPIFCQYYSVKLFSPIYLEVIGTIFHVLGDEILPCCDDMMDVLYEGLSKPKLKPQILACFGEIALAIGKHFEEYHLQAVRKKLKEAANPRYYANVSDEDKVDYGNQLREGICKAYSGILRGIKDQKSGLKVAADLVEFIEAVSEDESRDARVTYAAVDVLDQFGFMAESLSH, from the exons ATGGATAATATCACTCAGATTCCAAAAGATGCTCAGGATCTGGATAACAACATAAGGCTAGTAGCAGAATGCAAACTCAAGCAGCTCCAGGAGCGTAATCGTCCCAACTTCCTCCTGTCATTATCAGCAGAGCTCTCGAGTGATGCAAGTCCGCACGAGTGCAGATGCCTTGCTGGCATTATGCTGAAGAATTCTGTGGAAGGAAAGTATTCTGAAGATAACAGCATCCTCATCGAACAATGGAACAACCTGGATCAACGTATCAAATCCCAGATTAAGGAGTCATTGCTGATAACACTAGGATCTTTGGCTCCTCAGGCGAGGCATGCCTCATCACAGATTATTGGCAGGCTTGCATATATTGAGATACCCTCCCAGGGATGGCAAGACCTCATTGGCAGATTACTGCGCAACATGGCACAGCAGGGTGCATCTCCTTCTTCACTAAAGCAAGCAACTCTAGAGGCGCTGGAGTATGTGTTTGAGGAGAAGACCTTGAGGTTCGAGAAAGACACAATTAATGGTGTTCTGGATGCCGTCATCCGGGCAATGAACCACCAGGCAGAGAAAAGTTTTCAAGTCCGTGTTGCAGCGGTTAAAGCTCTACAGAATGTTCATAAGTTTGCTGACTTTGCAAGTGATGATGATTGCAGAAATCGTATAATGACTGCAATATCTGATGCAGCTAAATCTGATGAAGCAGTGGAGGTCAAGCATGCAGCATTCGGCTGCCTTACTGCAATTGCATCCAAATATTATATGGAGTTAGAACCTTACATGGAAACCACACTCAGCCTTACAACTGAAGCTTTGGGCTTGGAAGGAGGTGTGGACGAAACAGTTGCGCTCGAATGTATCGAGTTCTGGAGCACTATTTGTAGAAAAGTGATTAAACTCCGAGAAAAAAGAAAACGCTTTCCTCGTGTTATATTGACCGCAGATTGTCACTTCCTTGAGAATCCCCTTTGTTCACTTGTTCCACTTCTGCTACAAACTCTGTCGTTACACCAACAAAGAGATGTTGATGAACTGAACATCTTCATGAGTGCTATGACATGCCTAGGCCTCGCCGCTAGAACTATCGGGGATGCAGTTGTCCCACTTGCAAGGCAGTTTATCGAGGGTAACATCAAAGTGGCAGATTGGTGTAGTCGCAAGACAGCTATTTCTGTACTAGGCGCTATCCTTGAAGGGCCTTCTATTGAAAAACTCGCTCCTGTGGTCGGTTTGTTGATTGACAAGATGGAAGACCCACACATGGAGATAAGAGGCACCGCTACATGCACTCTTAGGCAGGTGTTTGAGCTTCTGCATTCTCCAGCTCTTGATAAAAGATTTTTCACAACTGAAGACTTTCCTCGCATCATGGCTGCGTTGTCAAAGAGGGGTAAAGATGTTCCAGAAGTGTCCAAGGAAGTGTGTGAAGCAATATATTTTCATGCCCGAGGTTATGATGTGCCAATCTCATCTGAGGTAGACCATTCAAAAAAGAAAATCTCATCTGAACTTTCACCTTTTCTTAGTGGTGTTATCAATGCTATCCTTTCTGCTTCGGAACTTGATAAGAAGACCCCTTTCGGGCTTCCTGCATCTGCATCTGCTTATGGCGCATTGATTGAGATTGTGAGAGTAAGCAACATATGGGATTTTGAAGCTGTAATAGCTATTATGGATTTGATGCCTCGTATCATGCGAAGATTAAACACAGCGCTTGATGCCAAAGCAATTTCATCAGATGACAAGACTAACAGGCAAAATCTTCAGGCGTTGCTGTGTGACGTACTGCATGCCATAATAGAGAAACTGGGCAATTCACTTCACGCGGACAAGGTTAGGGAGTCTGCTCAGTCTATGTTGCTTCAGTTTTGCCGTGTCCTGACCTGCGACTGTTCTACCGCACGCGATAAAGCAGCACTTGCTATTGGTGCTCTGGCTCGTGCCGTCGGTCCAAAGTTTCTGGATCACATGCCAATATTTTGTCAGTATTACAGCGTGAAGCTATTCTCCCCTATCTATTTAGAGGTGATTGGCACTATCTTTCATGTCTTGGGAGATGAAATCCTGCCATGCTGTGATGATATGATGGATGTTCTTTACGAAGGTCTCTCAAAACCCAAGCTTAAACCTCAAATTTTGGCATGCTTTGGAGAGATCGCTCTTGCTATCGGCAAGCATTTTGAGGAGTACCACCTGCAGGCTGTTAGGAAAAAGCTGAAAGAAGCTGCTAACCCAAGATATTATGCCAATGTCTCTGATGAGGATAAGGTTGATTACGGTAACCAGCTTAGAGAGGGAATATGCAAGGCTTACTCTGGCATATTGCGGGGTATAAAGGACCAAAAATCTGGGTTGAAGGTAGCAGCGGATCTAGTTGAGTTCATTGAAGCTGTCTCTGAGGACGAGAGCAG GGATGCAAGGGTGACATACGCTGCAGTTGATGTGTTGGATCAGTTTGGTTTCATGGCGGAGTCATTGAGTCATTGA